A part of Lutra lutra chromosome 2, mLutLut1.2, whole genome shotgun sequence genomic DNA contains:
- the TMEM128 gene encoding transmembrane protein 128 — translation MDAPRAREQLRRRYLFPPDTEAPLDSEGYAGPETSTAVEKKEKPLPRLNIHSGFWILASIVVTYYVDFFKTVKENFHTSSWFVIGSALLLLSLSIACYCILYLEWCRGIEDYDVRYPTLIPVTTAAFLAAGICFNVALWHVWSFLTPLVLFTQFMGVVMLISLLG, via the exons ATGGACGCTCCGCGGGCCCGGGAGCAGCTCCGACGGCGATACCTGTTCCCGCCCGACACCGAGGCCCCGCTGGACAGCGAGGGCTACGCCGGGCCGG AAACCTCTACAGCTgttgaaaaaaaggagaaacctCTTCCAAGACTTAATATCCATTCCGGATTCTGGATTTTGGCATCCATTGTTGTGACATACTACGTTGATTTCTTTAAAACTGTTAAAGAAAACTTTCACACTAGTAG CTGGTTTGTCATTGGCAGTGCCCTGCTGCTCCTCAGCCTGTCGATCGCATGTTACTGTATCCTCTACCTGGAGTGGTGTCGGGGAATTGAAGATTACGACGTCCGGTATCCCACCTTGATCCCTGTCACCACCGCTGCTTTTCTTGCGGCTGGAATTTG CTTCAATGTTGCTCTGTGGCACGTGTGGTCCTTCCTCACTCCACTGGTGTTGTTCACTCAGTTTATGGGGGTTGTGATGCTCATCTCACTGCTTGGCTGA